The window CCTCCATGGCGTGTTCGACGGCCGCGGCCAGGTCCTGGAGGTGGCTGATGCGGTCGGTCAGCAGTCGGTGCTGGCGCCGCAGGTGCTCGCTCGGGCTGACCGAGCGGTCGTCCAGGATGGCCGCGATCTCTTCCAGGGGGAACCCGAGTTCGCGGTAGAACAGGATCTGCTGCAGCCGGTCGAGGTCGGTGTCCTGGTACCGGCGGTAGCCGGCCGGGGTACGCCCCTGCGGGGCGAGCAGTCCGATCTCGTCGTAGTGGTGCAGGGTGCGGACGGTGACCTTGGCGATCTCCGCCACGGCACCGACCGAGTAGCCGCCGCTCATCCGGGCGCTCCCTTCTCGTTGGCCACGACTCTCCCGCCTCCCGTTGCGTGAGGGTCAAGCCCAGTCTTCCGGCGCGGCGGCGCGGGGGCGGCCCGCGCCGCGACGCCCGCCCCGCCCGGCCCGTCCCGTCCTGCCACGCCCGTCCGGTCACGTCGCGCCACGCCCGCCCCGCCCGGCCCGGTCCGCCCCGGGGGCCGTCGGCCCCGTGCGAGTCTCCGAGCGGACGGCCCCGGACGGGCCCCGGCTTGGACGAAGCCGCCTATTGCCGGGCCGGACGGCAGCCGCCAGCATGGCGCCATGACCACCACCGCTGCGCCCCTGGTACGACGGCTGGCCGCGGAGGCGGTCGGCACGGCCGCGCTGGCCGCCGTCGTGGTCGGCTCGGGCATCCAGGCCGCCGCGCTGAGCCAGGACGGCGGGGTCCGGTTCCTGGCCAACGTCGGTGCCTCCGCGCTGGCCCTGGCCGTCCTGATCGAGCTGTTCGGCCCGCTCTCCGGCGGGCACTTCAACCCGCTGGTGACGGCCGGCGCGTGGTGGGCCGGCCGGCGCGACGGCAGCGGGCCGACGCTGCCCGAACTCGGCGGGTACGCCGCCGCGCAGCTGGCCGGCGCGGTCGCCGGGACGGGCCTCGCCAACGCGATGTTCGGGCGGCCGTTCGTCGAGCCCTCCGGACACGGCCGGGACGGCGGAGCGCTCTGGCTCGGCGAGGCGGTGGCCACCGGGACGCTGCTGCTGGTGGTCGCCGGGCTGAGCGGCAGCGGACGCGGCCGCCTGGTGCCGGGGGCGGTCGGTCTCTGGGTCGCGGCGGCCTGCTGGGCCACCTCCTCCGGCGGGTTCGCCAATCCGGCGGTGACCCTGGGGCGGGCGCTGACCGACAGCTACACCGGGATCGCGCCCGGCTCCGTCCCCGGCTTCCTGCTCGCCCAACTGGCCGGGGCGGTGGCCGCGCTGGCACTGGGCGCGGTGCTGTTCACCGGCTCCGGACCGGTCCGGAGCCGGTCCGTGCCGGACGACGCGCGGGAGCTGGTCGCGGGCCGGTCCGCCGCGACCGGCTGAACCGTCGGCCGGCACCCGAGCACCCACCGCCGTTCAGCCCGCGGCACCACCGCCGTTCAGCCCGCGGCCCCCGCGGGCACGCGCTCGCGGCGCCGGGCGGCCCTGCCCCGGGTGTCTCCCCCGGGGCGCGGCCGGCGGCCCCGCCGGGTGGGCCAGAGCAGCACGTACGCGGCCGACAGCACCACGAAGGCCAGCCGGACGAAGCCGCGCGCCGAGTCGGACGGGATCAGCAGCGTGCCGCCGTACAGCGCGGCCAGCGCGATCCAGCTCCACCACGGCACCAGCCGCTGCTGGCCGACCGCGTCCCAGAGCAGGGTGCCGAGCAGGATCGAGGCCGTGTAGTAGGTGTAGACGCTGGGGTCGAACAGGATCCGGGCGTCCGCGCCCAGCAGGACGACGGCCGGCCACCGGCCGCGCCACACCGCGATGCTGCCCAGCGCGAGGCCCAGGCCGAACTGCAGCGGCCGGTCCCACCACGGCGTGGTCGGGTCGGTCACCCCGAACCACCGCAGCGCCGAGGCCGGCTGGTTGGGGATGGTGAACTTGGCGGCCGCCACCGTGTCCAGGTCGCCCAGGTAGAACGGCAGCCAGGCGACGGCCACCAGCCCGGCGAACCACAGCGCCGTGCGCAGCCAGGCCGGCCGGGGCAGCGCCAGGATCAGCGGGGCGAAGGCCAGCGCCCAGGGCTTGGAGTCCACCGCCAGCGCCAGGTAGACGGCGACCTGGACGGCCCGGCCCCGGCTGAGCGCGTGCGCGGCGAGGGTGGTGAAGAAGAGCGCCAGCACGTCGTCCAGGTGCGCGAAGCGGACCGAGACCTCCACCCACATCGGGATGAACGCCAGCCCGGCGACCAGCAGCCGCTGCTGCAGCCGGCGGTGGTTGGTGCCGGTGCCCAGGTAGTACCAGGCGGCGGTGCGGCCGACCAGGACGAGCATCACCAGGCCGAGCCCGGACATCGCGGCCTCGGCCACCAGCTGGCCGGTGTGCGCGGGGAACGGGCTGAAGAGCCGGGCGACGGCCAGGCTGACCGGACCGATCTGCAGTTCGGGGTGGTGGGCGTAGAGCGCGAGCCCGCCGTCGGTCTGGCCGCTGAAGAGCAGCTCCTCGCCCTGACGCAGGTAGTGCCAGGAGAAGCCGCCGCTGGGCTCGACCAGCAGGAACCAGAGGACCGTCCAGGCGACCAGCAGGACGTGGTGTCTGCGCACCGGCAGACCGGCGATCCGGCCGGTGGCGGCCTCGTAGTCGGTGGTGGACCGTGCCGACCGTGCTCCCCGCACCCCTGTACCTCTCCCGCGCCGAGCCCCCCTTCGGCCGGTCATCCTATGTGACCCGACGGAAGCGACCGCGCCCCTCGGGTGTCCCTGGCAGGACACCCGAGGGGCGCGGTCGTCGGCCGGGCCGGGCGGACCCGGCGGTGCCGGGGCCCGGCGGGCTGGATGCCCGGGCTCGGCCCGGGCCGGGGTCAGCCCTGCTGGGCGGCCTTGCGGCGGCGGAGCAGCACGAGGGTGCCGGCGCCGACCGCGAGGACGGCGCCACCGGCGATGGCGATGCCGGTGGTGTCGTCACCGCCACCGGTCTGGGCCAGTGCCTTGTCGGCGTTGTCGGCCGCGTTCTTGGCCTTGGCGACGGCGGCCGGGGTGAGCTTCGGCGGCGTCACGGTCGGCACGGTCACCGGGAAGTCGATCGGCTCCTGGGCGCCGGTGCCGCCGGTGGACGGGGCGGAGGTGGTCGCACCGGTCGGCTGCGCGCTCGTCGAGGACGACGGGCTGGCCGACGCCGACGGGCTGGTCGACGCCGAGGTGGTGGCGGTGGGCGTCGCGGTGGGGGTGGCCGTGGCGGTCGCG of the Kitasatospora sp. NBC_01246 genome contains:
- a CDS encoding aquaporin produces the protein MTTTAAPLVRRLAAEAVGTAALAAVVVGSGIQAAALSQDGGVRFLANVGASALALAVLIELFGPLSGGHFNPLVTAGAWWAGRRDGSGPTLPELGGYAAAQLAGAVAGTGLANAMFGRPFVEPSGHGRDGGALWLGEAVATGTLLLVVAGLSGSGRGRLVPGAVGLWVAAACWATSSGGFANPAVTLGRALTDSYTGIAPGSVPGFLLAQLAGAVAALALGAVLFTGSGPVRSRSVPDDARELVAGRSAATG